GCGCCGCGCGGTGTCGGTCTTCCGCATCGCCGCCGAGGAGGCCCGCCGCTTCTCCGGCGACCTCCAGCGCCTGGACACCGACGCCGCGGGCGAGAACCGCCTCGCCATGGTCCGCCGCGTGCCCCGCGGCCCCGTCCTCGGCATCGCGCCGTTCAACTTCCCGCTCAACCTCGTCGCCCACAAGGTCGCTCCCGCGCTGGCCGTCGGCGCGCCGATCATCGTCAAACCCGCCCCGCGCACCCCGCTGTCCGCGCTGGTCCTCGGCGAGATCCTGGCCGAGACCGACCTCCCGGAGGGCGCGTTCTCGGTCCTCCCGCTGGGCAACGAGGACACCGCGAAACTGGTCGCGGACCCGCGACTGCCGGTCGTGTCGTTCACCGGCTCCGGCCCGGTCGGCTGGTCGCTGGCCGACGCCGCCCCGCGCAAGCACGTCGTCCTGGAACTGGGCGGCAACGCGGCCGCGGTCGTGCTCGGCGACTGGACGGACCTGACCGGCGCCGCGCAGCGCATCGCGACCTTCGGCAACTACCAGGCCGGCCAGTCGTGCATCGCGGTGCAGCGGGTCATCGTCGAACGCTCGGTGGCCGACGAGTTCATCCCCGCGCTCGCCGAAGCCATCGCCGCGCAGCGGACCGGTGACCCGTACGACTCCACGGTGGACGTCGGCCCGGTCGTCGACGAGGCGGCCGCGGAACGGATCGTCGCCTGGGTCGACGAGGCCGTCGCCGCCGGCGCGAAGCTGCTGGCCGGCGGGTCGCGCCAGGGCGCGACCGTCGAACCCACGCTGCTCACCAGCGTGCCCGCCGAGACGAAGGCGTGGTCCGAGGAGATCTTCGGCCCGGTCCTCGCCGTGTCCGTGGTCGAGAACGCCGACGAGGCCTTCGCCGCGGTCAACGCCTCCGCCTACGGGTTGCAGGCCGGCGTCTTCACCCGCGACGTCCGCCTCGCGTTCCGCGCCTCCGCCGAGCTCGAGGTCGGCGGCGTGATCATCGGCGACGTGCCGTCCTACCGCGCGGACCAGATGCCCTACGGCGGTGTGAAGGGCTCCGGGGTGGGCCGCGAAGGCGTGCTCGCCGCCATGCACGACCTCACCGAGGAGCGGGTCACCGTGTTCGCCGGGATCGACCTGTAGACACCAGCGGCAGTCGGAGGGCGGCCGGCGCGTCGGCCGGGACCGCCGGGTCCTTCGGCGGGACCGGCTTGATCCGCCGGTAGCCCTTCGACTGGTCCGGCCGCTTGTCGGCCTCGCCCTTGTTGGGCCAGAACGAAAACGCCCGCTCCGCCTGCGCGGTGATGGTCAGCGACGGGTTCACGCCCAGGTTGGCCGTGATCGCGGTGCCGTCCACGATGGACAGTCCGGGGTAGCCGAACACCCGGTGGTACGGGTCGATCACGCCGTCCTCGGCGCTGGTGCCGATCGGCGCGCCGCCGATGAAGTGGGCGGTGAGCGGGATGTCGAACACCTCGCCCCACGTGCCGCCCGCGGTGCCGTCGATGTGCTTCGCGGTCAGCTCGTTGGCCTGGTGCCCGGCCGGGATGAACGTCGGGTTCGGCTCGCCGTGCCCCTGCTTGGACGTGTACTTGCGCCGCCCGAACAGGCCCCGCTTGGTGTAGGTGGTGATCGAGTTGTCGAGGCTCTGCATCACCAGCAGGATCACGGTCCGCTCGCTCCACCGGTAGCCGTTGAGCAGCTTCGCGCTCTGCACCGGGTGCTTGACCAGGAACCGCACCGCCTGCAGCCAGCGTGGCGTCGGCACCGAGCCGTCGGTCGCGATCGTCTGCAGCAGGCTCATCGCGTTGCTGCCCTTGCCGTAGCGCACCGGCTCGATGTGCGTCGACTCGTCCGGGTGGAACGACGACGTGATCGCCACGCCGCGGCTGAAGTCGCGCTCCGGGTCCACGGTCGGGCGGCCCGCGCCGATGATGGCTTCGGAATTGGTGCGGGTCAGCTCGCCCAGGCGCGACGACAGGCGGGGCAGCGTGCCCTGGTCGCGCATCTCGTGCAGCAGCCGCTGCGTGCCCCAGGTGCCCGCGGCGAGCACGACCTGGCCCGCGGTGAGCGTGGTGCGGAAACGCTTCGACCTGGTGCCGGTCTTGCGGACGTCGACCTCGAACGAGCCGTCCCCGCGCGGGCGGACGGCGGTGACCGTGGTGAGCGGGATGACCTGCGCGCCGCCCTGTTCGGCGAGGTAGAGGTAGTTCTTGACCAGCGTGTTCTTCGCGCCGACGCGGCAGCCGGTCATGCACGAGCCGCACTCGGTGCAGCCCGTCCGCTCCGGCCCGGCCCCGCCGAAGTACGGGTCCGGCACGCGCTCGCCCGGCTTGTCGAAGAACACCCCGACCGGCGTCGGGTGGTAGCTGTCGGCGACGCCCATGTCGGCGGC
The window above is part of the Amycolatopsis thermoflava N1165 genome. Proteins encoded here:
- a CDS encoding GMC family oxidoreductase N-terminal domain-containing protein, with the translated sequence MTTRNSNAADYDVIVVGSGFGGSVAALRLTEKGYRVAVVEAGRRFADDEFAKTSWDLKRYLWAPALGCFGIQRIHLLRDVMILAGAGVGGGSLVYANTLYRPLKPFYQDKQWAHITDWESELAPYYDQASRMLGVVTNPSVTPSDEVIQKVAADMGVADSYHPTPVGVFFDKPGERVPDPYFGGAGPERTGCTECGSCMTGCRVGAKNTLVKNYLYLAEQGGAQVIPLTTVTAVRPRGDGSFEVDVRKTGTRSKRFRTTLTAGQVVLAAGTWGTQRLLHEMRDQGTLPRLSSRLGELTRTNSEAIIGAGRPTVDPERDFSRGVAITSSFHPDESTHIEPVRYGKGSNAMSLLQTIATDGSVPTPRWLQAVRFLVKHPVQSAKLLNGYRWSERTVILLVMQSLDNSITTYTKRGLFGRRKYTSKQGHGEPNPTFIPAGHQANELTAKHIDGTAGGTWGEVFDIPLTAHFIGGAPIGTSAEDGVIDPYHRVFGYPGLSIVDGTAITANLGVNPSLTITAQAERAFSFWPNKGEADKRPDQSKGYRRIKPVPPKDPAVPADAPAALRLPLVSTGRSRRTR
- a CDS encoding aldehyde dehydrogenase family protein, encoding MDTITPEPRPAWIAGWAEQGTATLDVHHPFDGSDVATVAVPGPDQVERAVAAAVAVAPVLRRTPAHVRAAALEHTSQQLAARAEELAELITAENGKPLKWAEAEVRRAVSVFRIAAEEARRFSGDLQRLDTDAAGENRLAMVRRVPRGPVLGIAPFNFPLNLVAHKVAPALAVGAPIIVKPAPRTPLSALVLGEILAETDLPEGAFSVLPLGNEDTAKLVADPRLPVVSFTGSGPVGWSLADAAPRKHVVLELGGNAAAVVLGDWTDLTGAAQRIATFGNYQAGQSCIAVQRVIVERSVADEFIPALAEAIAAQRTGDPYDSTVDVGPVVDEAAAERIVAWVDEAVAAGAKLLAGGSRQGATVEPTLLTSVPAETKAWSEEIFGPVLAVSVVENADEAFAAVNASAYGLQAGVFTRDVRLAFRASAELEVGGVIIGDVPSYRADQMPYGGVKGSGVGREGVLAAMHDLTEERVTVFAGIDL